TGCATCACCTATGTTCATGATCAAATGGGTCAGCTGCTCACAAAATCCATAGATGGCCTTCTGACAACCCATTGGACTTATGATTCAGCAGGTCTTGCTGCAACAATCAAACGAGCAGGAACTTCTTCTTTTATTTATGATCCTTATAACCGCCTGATTAAAATAGTCGATGAGGAAGGCGCACAAACAAACATTACCTATGAGGAAAGAGATCAAGTCTTAGTCAAAACGATCCGAGATCCAAGAAACATAGAGACGATCGAAACCTACAATGCACACAACCTTCTTCTTAAAAGAGAAATCCCAGGCAGCTTCTGCCTAGGCAGTTTATTAGAAGAATTCGAATACGACCTAGCTCTTCGACTCATTAGACAAGGGCCTTTACACTTTTCTTATAGCCCTAAAGGAAACCAAACCTCCCTAACAGAAGCAGAAACCCGAACCACTTTTTGGACCTATACCCCAAGTGGAAAAATCCAAACAAAAACCAAACCCGACGGGACTCTTCTCTCATATGAATATAATTCTCAAGGGGAATTGATTAAAGTAAGCTCCCGCCTAGGCAGCTCTCGCGAATTTCAGTACGATCGCTTAGGCCGTTTAACTAAAGGAAGTGGGTTTTCTAGAACTCTTGATCCCTTTGGCAATATCTTAAAAGAAGAATTTTCCAACGGGCTTATGTTGGAGAGTACCTACGATGATTGGAATCGCCCTTTGACAAGAACGCTCCCTGATTACAGCCGCATCGTTTATGAATATGAGGGTCCTTATCTTAGACGAGTCACCAGATTAAATCCTAAGGGCTCCACCTTGTATTCACACATATATGAAGAATATAATGAAGCTGGGCTTCCCCTATCAGAAACAGGACTTTTTCAAACCACCTATACTTACGACAAGACCGGAAGAAGAACATCCCAAATAAATCCCTACCTGAACGATACCCTAATCTACGATAAAGCCGGCAACCTCATTCAAAGAGGCACTGTCGTTTATACTTACGATAAGGTTTCCCAACTCACCTCAGAAACAGATAAATTCACAGCCCTCTACGACCAGCACTACAACTGCATCGAGAAAAATGGGAAACCTCAACCAGTCGATGCCATAAATCAGATCCAAGGACTTCCCTACGATATAAACGGAAACCTGACAAAACCCGGCTTTGGTTTTGATGTTTTTGATCAACTCCTAGTCGAAGGAGAAAACCTCGTTTACGACGCCTTGGGAAGAAGATTACAAAAAGGCCATACTTCCTATCTCTACATCGATGATGAAGAGATAGGATCTTTTGAAGCCATGCAACCTCAAGAGCTCAAAATACCAGGCCATCAAAACATCGTTGCCATTGAAATAAAAAACCGCCCCTATGCCCCTGTTCAAGATGTACAAGGAACAATCCGCTACCTGATTGATTGGAAAACAAAAAAAATAGCTCAAGAGAACACGTGTGATGCCTTTGGTTCAGGGTTAACAGATGCAATCCCTTATGCCTATGCAGGAAAAAGATACGATGCAAAAACAAACCTTGTCTACTTCGGGAAGCGCTACTATGATCCAGAACTTAGCCGTTGGTTAACTAGAGATCCTTTAGGGCCCATTGATCATTCCAACCTCTACCAATATGTTTTCAATAATCCCTTTGCCTATCGAGATCCAACCGGAGAATTTGCCTTCGCAATACCCCTTTTAGTCTGGGGTGCAGAATTAGTTCTTCCCTCTTTAACAGCTTTTATTGTCCCAGTTGCTTATACAGCACTCACAGGAATTGCTGCTTACGCAGGCTACAAAGTGTCTCAGGTCATTTACGAAAGAAGCTACGATAACGTTCTTTTTAAAAACTCTTCTACAGTCCGAGGACCGAGCAATGCTTCAAAAAAAGGAACTGGTAAAGGGAGTGGAAGGCCAGACAAATTAAAGCCAGATCCAGA
The Candidatus Rhabdochlamydia sp. T3358 genome window above contains:
- a CDS encoding RHS repeat-associated core domain-containing protein, with amino-acid sequence ATYYKYNLAGQKIEETRANRKTKFRYDSLGFLAAEETANRCITYVHDQMGQLLTKSIDGLLTTHWTYDSAGLAATIKRAGTSSFIYDPYNRLIKIVDEEGAQTNITYEERDQVLVKTIRDPRNIETIETYNAHNLLLKREIPGSFCLGSLLEEFEYDLALRLIRQGPLHFSYSPKGNQTSLTEAETRTTFWTYTPSGKIQTKTKPDGTLLSYEYNSQGELIKVSSRLGSSREFQYDRLGRLTKGSGFSRTLDPFGNILKEEFSNGLMLESTYDDWNRPLTRTLPDYSRIVYEYEGPYLRRVTRLNPKGSTLYSHIYEEYNEAGLPLSETGLFQTTYTYDKTGRRTSQINPYLNDTLIYDKAGNLIQRGTVVYTYDKVSQLTSETDKFTALYDQHYNCIEKNGKPQPVDAINQIQGLPYDINGNLTKPGFGFDVFDQLLVEGENLVYDALGRRLQKGHTSYLYIDDEEIGSFEAMQPQELKIPGHQNIVAIEIKNRPYAPVQDVQGTIRYLIDWKTKKIAQENTCDAFGSGLTDAIPYAYAGKRYDAKTNLVYFGKRYYDPELSRWLTRDPLGPIDHSNLYQYVFNNPFAYRDPTGEFAFAIPLLVWGAELVLPSLTAFIVPVAYTALTGIAAYAGYKVSQVIYERSYDNVLFKNSSTVRGPSNASKKGTGKGSGRPDKLKPDPDTKGVVAHSVFRRHPETNKVIKYETFKPQTNPRDPAPYESVKRYDGPGAGSHRNKVLDQEIEVPHVHDPSCPGGIRPALPWEIPK